The Brachyspira aalborgi genome has a segment encoding these proteins:
- a CDS encoding chemotaxis protein CheA, producing the protein MFDSDEFISIFLSEANEIVEGLENDLVLLEDNKSDEDLLNKIFRSAHTLKSSAGTVGFTTMSELNHVAENLLEKVRSGKLDVTPTMITVLLEFLDTVKIMLQNIIDGKGEADGVNNIESLKAKIKAIADGNEIDASVQAPTTPSAAPTVKKETQTSTQAQAIEEPEKKEESSSGSNVFHISMSFKPTIFDNGIDPLMFLNDLRDIGTISNLKIDSSNVPPISALEDPYTCYTQFSLDISTNSTLEQVQNIFLFVIDDNDINISDAKVSVQKEDKIETQKETQVAEETKEEKTIEETKSQKETKEEIKTEQAKPQTSAAKSQASSSVKVQAPSTVRVDTRKLDSLMNLIGELVIAQSRIMQLTQSLDIDNGLKEAVSSMDRTSRQIQEEVMNIRMMPVGPIFNQFHRYVRDLNLELNKEVKLVLKGETTEIDKNMLEQLSDPLKHIIRNSMDHGIERTKEERIARGKPEFGTITMSAAHQEGHVVIEVSDDGNGLNKERIYNKAIEKGLLSKDGKYSDAEIYRTIFSPGLSTAEKITDISGRGVGMDVVRANVEKMKGKIEIKSEEGKGSTFIIKLPLTLAIIEGITFALGEQIYIMPLISIIEQMKVKNEQIKPFEGRGEMIKIRDEYLPLIRLHKVFEIDTHIEDIDNGIVVVVEAGYRRCAIFVDELLDQQQVVIKSLDSAFSKHSGISGGTILGDGRIALIIDIQGLVNISLQGKINNG; encoded by the coding sequence ATGTTTGATAGCGATGAGTTTATTTCGATATTTTTAAGCGAAGCTAATGAAATAGTCGAAGGTCTTGAAAACGATTTAGTTTTATTGGAAGACAATAAAAGCGATGAAGATTTATTAAATAAAATATTCAGAAGTGCCCATACTTTAAAATCTTCAGCTGGAACGGTTGGATTTACTACTATGAGCGAATTAAATCATGTGGCGGAAAATTTACTTGAGAAAGTTAGAAGCGGTAAATTGGATGTAACTCCCACAATGATAACCGTTTTATTGGAATTTTTAGATACCGTTAAAATAATGCTTCAAAATATTATAGACGGAAAAGGCGAAGCTGACGGAGTTAATAATATAGAATCTCTAAAGGCAAAAATTAAAGCGATAGCGGACGGAAACGAAATAGACGCATCCGTTCAAGCGCCAACGACTCCAAGCGCCGCTCCTACTGTAAAAAAAGAAACCCAAACTTCAACTCAAGCGCAAGCTATAGAAGAGCCTGAAAAAAAAGAAGAAAGCTCAAGCGGTTCTAATGTATTTCATATAAGTATGAGTTTTAAACCCACAATATTTGACAACGGTATCGACCCTCTTATGTTTTTAAACGACCTTAGAGATATAGGAACTATAAGCAATTTGAAAATTGATAGCTCAAATGTGCCTCCAATTTCCGCTTTGGAAGACCCTTATACATGTTATACTCAATTTTCATTAGATATTTCTACAAATTCTACTTTAGAGCAGGTTCAAAATATATTTTTATTCGTAATAGACGATAACGATATTAATATTTCGGATGCAAAAGTTTCGGTTCAGAAAGAAGATAAAATCGAAACTCAAAAGGAAACTCAAGTTGCAGAAGAAACAAAAGAAGAAAAAACTATTGAAGAGACTAAAAGCCAAAAAGAAACTAAAGAAGAGATTAAAACAGAGCAAGCAAAACCTCAAACTTCAGCTGCAAAAAGTCAAGCGTCTTCTTCTGTAAAAGTGCAAGCGCCTTCTACCGTTAGAGTCGATACAAGAAAGTTAGACAGTTTAATGAATTTAATTGGAGAGCTTGTTATAGCGCAATCAAGAATAATGCAACTTACTCAAAGCTTGGATATAGATAACGGATTAAAAGAAGCGGTAAGTTCAATGGATAGAACTTCAAGACAGATACAAGAAGAAGTTATGAATATTCGTATGATGCCTGTAGGACCGATTTTTAATCAATTCCATAGATATGTTAGAGATTTGAATTTAGAATTAAATAAAGAAGTAAAACTCGTTCTTAAAGGGGAGACTACCGAAATAGATAAAAATATGTTAGAGCAGTTATCCGACCCTTTGAAACATATTATAAGAAATTCTATGGACCATGGAATAGAAAGGACAAAAGAAGAGAGAATTGCAAGAGGAAAACCAGAATTTGGAACTATAACTATGTCGGCGGCTCATCAAGAAGGGCATGTCGTAATTGAAGTTTCAGACGATGGCAACGGATTAAATAAAGAAAGAATTTATAATAAGGCAATAGAAAAAGGCTTATTATCTAAAGACGGAAAATATTCGGATGCGGAAATCTACAGAACAATATTCAGCCCTGGACTTTCAACCGCCGAAAAAATTACAGATATATCGGGTAGAGGAGTCGGCATGGATGTCGTTAGAGCGAATGTTGAAAAAATGAAAGGAAAAATAGAGATAAAGTCGGAAGAAGGAAAAGGAAGCACATTTATAATAAAATTGCCTTTAACTTTGGCTATTATAGAAGGAATTACTTTCGCTTTGGGCGAACAAATATATATAATGCCTTTAATATCTATTATAGAACAAATGAAAGTGAAAAACGAGCAAATAAAACCTTTTGAAGGAAGAGGCGAGATGATAAAAATCAGAGACGAATATTTGCCTCTTATAAGACTTCACAAAGTTTTTGAAATCGACACTCATATTGAAGATATAGATAACGGCATAGTAGTAGTTGTCGAAGCTGGATATAGAAGATGCGCTATTTTTGTAGACGAATTATTAGACCAACAACAAGTGGTTATTAA
- a CDS encoding response regulator has protein sequence MAKTILIVDDSNTARASVEYTLKKGSYEVLSADDGTTGLEVLGKSPTIDMIITDLNMPKMDGIEFIKNVRKFDQYKYTPILMLTTESQDEKKMEGKAAGASGWLVKPFNPTQLLDVVKRFLN, from the coding sequence ATGGCTAAAACAATACTAATAGTGGACGATTCAAATACTGCTCGCGCATCCGTTGAATATACCTTAAAAAAAGGCAGTTATGAAGTTTTGTCTGCAGACGATGGCACTACGGGTTTGGAGGTTTTAGGCAAATCTCCTACTATCGATATGATAATAACCGACCTTAATATGCCTAAAATGGACGGAATAGAATTTATAAAAAATGTTAGAAAATTCGACCAATACAAATATACTCCTATTCTTATGCTTACGACAGAATCGCAAGATGAAAAGAAAATGGAAGGCAAGGCGGCGGGAGCGAGCGGTTGGCTTGTAAAACCGTTTAATCCTACTCAGCTTTTAGATGTAGTTAAACGATTCTTAAATTGA